The following nucleotide sequence is from Apium graveolens cultivar Ventura chromosome 4, ASM990537v1, whole genome shotgun sequence.
CAAGTCAATAGTTCAAATCCACAAATTGACAGAGTTGAGTCCTACAAATTGACAATACAAAGTTGATTTGTAGAATCAAGGAAATTGACAATACAAGGTCGATTTACAGAATCAAGGAAATCGGTAATACAAGTTGTCAATTAGTAGACTTTAATTCATTTTGTCAAGTACCAGTTTCTGGGTTTTGAATATTTGGGCCAGGGGCTTAAAATAATTCGGGATTTAAAAATTACTTCCATAAGGACTTGCCTTAGAATAATTTCAACCCATGAACATTTCTTTTGATCTTTAGACCTTTTAATATCAAGTCATGACTTCAAAATAATTCTGCTAATTTGAACTTAAAAGATCCCTTTCTTGATATATTGACATttagtgcactggtctggttcacaaatgACTATAATTGAGCTGAATCTTTTTGTTCTTTATTTATTACTCGGTGGATGTCTATATTCTGTAGCTTCTTGATTTTAGTTCACTGATATCCTGAGACCTTTATTACTGAATCAATGCATTTTCTTGTTACTCAGTCCTTTGATCTTTCATTCTCCACGGAGGCATAAacatattaatgaaattttttcCATGACCTGGTTACGGActtagtgaattaattccatgTTTTGCTTCTTTGTATTTATTAAATCTTCATCTTCTGGATTTCTGTGCTTCACAGTAAATATTATTTACCTGTTTTTATTTTATGTTGAGTTATATTCCCTCAATTACATATTACGTTACATTATGATTTACATGTTCCATCGATGAGGACGTATCTTGAGGCCTTGGCCTTAATCTCCTTTCCTTCTCTTGAGTTGGATGGAAAGGCCCTTGGCCGATGTAAAATAGTAATAGGATTTGCCACACAGGATTAATTATGATTTCCATGATGTCAGCTGGCTGGATGCTCAGTTTTTCCAAGTGTTCAAGGTATACATGCCCTTCCAGTTTCTTTATCTCGGATGTGGCGAGCTTGGAGAGGGCGTCGGCTGTGGTGTTGTCTTCACGGTCTACTTGCTTTAGGTCAAAGTTCTGGAAGCTTTGGATTGCTTATTGGGCGAGTCATTGGTACTTGAGCATGATGGGGTTCTTTTCCAGATATTCTCTCTGGATTTGTCTAACGACCAATTGGGAATCACTGTGGGTGATAATATGATCGGCCTGCAGGTGTTGTGCCAACCTGAGACCGACTAGTATCGCTTCGTATTCAGACTCATTATTGGTCTCTTTGAATCAGAAGCAAATCACCTACTTAATTCGGAACCCGTACGGAGAGGTCAGAAATATCCTGGCGTCGCTTCGTTTGGACGTGGAGGATCCATCCACAGACAGTTTCCAGTTGTTGGCCCGGGTGGCTTTTTCTTCGGTTGGAGGATCATATATTGTCTGGATTTTGGTCGGGAAGGTGCATTCTATGACGAAGTCGGCGAGGGCATGGCCTTTGATGGTGGTGCGAGGGATATATTTATATGGAATTGGCTGAGTTCCATCGCCCAATTCACCATCCTTCCTGATAATTTAGATTTATGTAAGATCTTTCGGAGTCGCTGATTGTTTACCACCCGGATCTTCCTACCTTGAAAGTAGTGCTCAGCTTTCCGTTTTCCATCACCAAGGCGTAAGCAAACTTCTCGAGGTTCGGGTATCTAGTTTTTGTATCTTTCGGTATATGGATGACGTAATAGACTGATTTCTGACATACGATATCCTCACATTAAGGCGGCACTGACTTTTTTCGGTCTTGCGGAGAGGTAGATGTAGAAGGTCTCTTAGGGTAGTGTTTTCGATAAGACCGGGGAGGAGATCAGGTAATGCTTCAGGGCTTCGAACGCATCTTGGCATTCCGGGTTCCATTCGAAAGACTTGTTGTTCCTGGCTCCCTTAAAAGTTTCGAAGAATGGGAGACACCTATCAACCAGCTTGGAGATGAATCTTTTGAGTTCCGCGAGGCGGCCCTTGAGCCATTGGATTTCTTTCTGATTCCTGGGGGTTTCATGTCGAGCATGGCTTGAATCTTGTCTTCTATCCCTCGATTTCTTATAAGGAAACCTAGGAATTTTCCGGCACTTAGCTCGAAAGTGCAATTCGCCGGGTTGAGTTTCATGCcactctatatatatataaaagaaacTGGACATAAAAAGTGATTTctttaaaataaaatatgtgatatatatatatattaatattttaatgcATCATCCATGCATCACTAGAATATTGTTGAAATTTTAACTAACTAGAAAAACTGTTTTTATTTCCACTGTTTTTTCGTTTGTGCCtcgttgtaataaccccaaaatttttcaactttttgtaacccttgtgaatagtgttttagctgaatgaagaaacttttcacgccacactatgtaggggttctgttatggatattctgggatattattagtactctatgtagtatataagtgtatgtaaagatcgtcagaatccaattccgaacactttggtttttcccggaaatccacaagatacggagagaattgagtataaggtaacaggataaaaaggatttaaattaaaggattataatagaggatcataaaaaggaatataatgtattgagaaaggttaagggaacctaagtaataagatcccgggtatgatccttcaaacgataaacgagaacgaaagttaagcgaaccgtataacagatcagcggtcattaggcaaacgattaggaagttaatcaaagggattagtgggaatgatgtcatccaaccaatagaaagaggacaaggaagggaggatgacatcatgaggatgacataggcatgacatgggaaggaaggaggtgtggtggctttgtaaccacacaaattcaagggcaaaaaggtaattgactaaagcaagcacaaaaaccaagcaaccaagccaagcaaaaatcattttcatcaaaaatcaaaaagcaaccaaggctttgttcttgaagctctcgactttttactattcataaggcaagaacaattcaaaactcaagatccaagcttcctaaattggtaagataattccctaatcatcttcatgcttagttaggactatatcatgagtttaagccattaattccttctcaatcttcttcatttaatcaaagaagaagactatgaatagtgttttcaagtttttttacttgaagttttcttgtttttcttgaagatccaagctttcctaagacttctcaaagcttcttaaggcttcctagctcatcccaccacttcaaggaaggtataccatctccaaaccctagatccctatgtattataagatgattttgattagtaggatgatattgtagcttgttgttgtgatttagagtttgggatttggaatggtagtaaaatggaatggtaaatgttgtggttttgattaaaagaacttaagtatggttaaattaagcttaggcataagtataaatgattaaattgaattggttggggttgttatgatgtgatgaggatggatgttggttgtatgttggatttgaggttggtttgtggttggttttgaatggttaaaattgggaaatcgcgtaaacatagccgtcgtaacgtccgattttctttggactgtttttgtgcatagaattaggacccgagaaccccctgctagattatgaccactaccatgtttagatagctcatgttacgagcttcgttttgatatgtagttcgttcgattccgatgcacggtttaggagaaacgaccgtttcaagtaacggcgtttcgcgaacgaaactttttccctcgccttactttgaaacataggttaaagaccaaaaagggttaattaatgtatgaaacatttatggtaagtgtgttaggcagttggtaagacactcgcgaaggaatcgctttaaaactcgtaaaggttaaattattaaaaatggtggagccgcgggtacccgagtgacttaagcaaatcagtgagcgcaaaacaagcgttagagtctaagttagttaaagtataaatttacaagtgattttggtttaattccaacttacttgttgtttataggttatcagactcgtcccgagcctttctcacccccaagtcgctcaggcaagttttctacccgttataactgttgttgtgatgaatatatgtatttgcattatcttgtgatagatgcatgttggttagttagcaaatgttgcaatatattgaagcatgctactatggtatatatatatgcatgcctgtttcgtattctttccatatatatctgttgattcagttgataatacctatgctagaggatagcggtaatttgcatatacccttagtacagggacccaaaggtgaaaatattttctaaaaccgggagtcgatgatcccgagtagattttgtatatatggatatgaatatatatatatatatacttatatatatatatggtcatagttttcaaaactattaatcgaataaggtttattcgataactttaactttattttattattgaatattatttcgaatattattcgaaggcgtatgactccttttattttattatctgaatattatttgaatattcattcgagggcttatgactcagtttatattatttaatgaatattatttgaatattcatttgaggatctatgactccgattatttgctgaaatatattctttattttattaaagaataaggtgttaataatcaaacttattttcgattattcaaataaagataatactttcatataagtatatctttggttatttaatactcgtttcaagtataagttttaatacttatacttcaattatttttataaagattattctttatgggaatattatttaattaataatattcagtcattttctaaatattctggggactgatttacttcattaaatcagctttactccaaacactctataaagtgttttcgagtcttcaaaatgatttttaaagtcagagcggatcccaaaactcattttttatatttaagatcttcctttttaaggggatttaaatactcgctcaaaacctggggaatccggctctgtggtgtattttatattcgcaacgaggttgcagttttggtaaatgaattgattacttgcccaacgttcgggaagtaagcccatctaattgagtcggcataagcgacaggccggggtacggtctatgaatgtgtaagtggttgggtggcagtccatcaacgcgtgaggggccgggtaacggtctagcgcgaggtcctaatgcggccagggtgatgaccggtgaggaattcatccatctacagtagaaaaggttacttattggtatctttgcctgatcagcaagatatctggtttatgccaaaattcttttcctttccaaaattcattggatgtttcaagctctgttcatactttacataacagaggttccaggaaatgttttagagatatatatatgtggatatatatatatatcgggactaaataaagtatctcataactttttcattcaataatatttcaaagattgaatctattcaagtcttaacttgtggtctcatctatgggatgtttttcttaaaacttataatactttgaacggtggtagttcaagtagctttataaatgatataagtgtggtgaagtattggtaacttcattccttgtttttacttatatctagtaagtaattatcttacacacgataaagattctagtaagtatccatttagatacttatattattgttatcactatgtattatcttgcgagctgtaaggctcactcttgctttatttcttcatcacacaacaacagttaggagagatggccagactccagcagacccagcgcaagcacgtgggaagcgtcccgcgtcttcccgatgatgttgtagctgctatagctgcagaggtagatccattgtagttcagaccatctacttttgagaatcaaattatgtataattataacttgtggcagataatggcaattaactgtaaacttatcaagtaatcattttgggttgtaataacttttaaatggtggattcaaagacttgtacttatttcaatttcatctctgagactataacgggttgtggtgtgtgttagtatggggtcacagcatgaggttatttattattaattaagtgaagtgatattgtggaaagaaagaccgtgacaacccggatccccgaccccggatctgggggtgttacactcgTCGATGTAATATTGTTGTCCATTGGATTGCGAGGCAAGTTTCTCGCGGTCAGTTTTTTCTCTCATCCAAATGATTTGCTCTCTTTGATAAGCCGTGATTTCTCTTCAGATGTTTCTTGAGTGGGTTTTGCCAACTTACTTTTCCAGTAAAAAAAAAAACTGTTTTTAAAtaacattattttaaaaattttgtcGAACTTGTCAAAATTATAACAGCCACTTGCCTCGACGGGGGCTCTCTCCAGGATGTAAAAGAGTTGAACCTGCTCTTAGTTAATACTCTCAAAATTGTCACTGCAATGATGGTTACATAAAGAAGTTTAAATTTGACTCTGGATGGACAGCAAGCAAAACCTATAAATTTTGAAGTGAGGAAAAAAACATACCTCCGGCAATGGAAGCCTTCTGATCACCATCCCACCCCGCCCCGGCCCTTAACTCCAATACTTTTATTAAACCATGTCCTCAGCCTACGAGCAAATTCAATTTTAAAGTTAAAATGactataattattattataatttgaGATCATAAAGTGTATTTTAGTGCTAAAATATGACTTGAACTTTAAtgttaattttatttaaaaaccATTTTTTTCATATTTAGTGAAGTTTTGTGTCTCTCTCCTAAACTTTATCTAAAACAAACTAACATACATTTTATTTATAGTTTTTTAATGATGTAGTAAGAATAACAGCAAATCCAATGCATGACTATAATTGATTTTATAGCTCTAATATAGGGCTAATATGAAAAATGGATAGTTGTTTCTATATTTATGAGAAAAACATTTATAGTTTTTCTTGCAACATCATGAAATAACTGTAAATGAAATTTATGTTAGTTTACTTTAAATGAAATTTAGGAGAGAGAGATAAAACTTtactaaatttaaaaatatttagttGTAAAATAGAAGTAATATTGgagttgaaattttattttagtacCAAAATACACTTTTTAGTCTAAAATTATAATAATAGCTATAAATATTTTAGCTTTAGCATTGGAATTCTGAATATAGCTATGCTAGTTTTAAATATATGAGCAACTATCCTTTTATGCATTTATAAATGCATAGTTAAATTTAGTTTTATAGCTATAATATAGGATTAAGATCATAAAATTTAACTTCAATACAGAGCTATAATTGATGGATAAATATATAAATGAATACTTTGTCTTATGTCCATTGTAGTCGTCCTTATCATATCATCATATAACAATCATATAACTAATAATGTAGTGTAAAGAGGTTCatcttaaaataaaataaattaaaatgaatGAGTTATACAAAATATTAgctaaatataaaattatttgttTGTAAACTGCAACTATTATTGGACTTGCTCTAAAACCAAGTATAactatttctttttttttttaattttgattttatatTATAAGTATAAGAACAACTATAACTATGCATTGGATTTGGTATGGTACCCCCAAAACTTATGGAATTCCAACCCTGTTCCTTGCCGCAATGGAAAAGAGTGGGGCAGATAAAAGATGTTGAACCCACCGATACTCCTGATCATTTGATCTTGAGTTCGACAGCTAATCACTGGGTCGAATTGACTTGAAAAAGAAGAAAACTACATTATAATTTAAAAGCGTTctgcatgaaaagaaaaattacTCAAGCAATTAGCATGGGAGCTAATATTAGTAATTTGAGGTCAAGAAAGTTTCTGATTAGCTAAAAGTTTACACCTGAAGTTACAAAGATACACGAAGTCACAGAAACAGATTCTACTGTCTCACGATACAAAGTTACATACCATACAACAATGTAGAACATCATCTATCGGAACAACAAGTATGAGTGCATGACAAACTATTCTTAACATGTTGCTTTCAGTGCAGCAGCTGCAAGCAAATTGCCATTCATTCAGGCCTATGTGAAGTCACATCATTGTGGTCTGTCTGCACTTCATCCTTCCAATTTTCTTGAACATCTAAATATTGTTCCAGTTCCTGCATGCACACATAGGTTTGCAAGTTATATACTATGTTTCAGTGGTGGAACCATGATTGCAAGTTATCTGGGGCTAAACAAGTAAAAATATGTTAATcatatttttttttgttaattgtTTACACACCCATGCCATGAGTCGAACTCCTACATCCCGCAAGGGGTACAAGAGTTCAACCACTGCATCAACATTTTTTTGAcgattttttatattttttgtcAAGATTACAAGTAAACTTTTTGGAGACAAGTCGGGGGCAAGCTGGAGCAGGGGTCTGCCCCGCCTGGTTCCACCGGTGCAAagtttatatttataaataaaaatgattAGGAAGAACATAAACTAAACGTTTGAGCTTTACCTTAAAAAAATCAGAATACACTGGACTATCCGCCAGATTATTCTCGAGCTCAGCCATTCCTGCAATTCCACTAAGTACATCTTCCTTGTAACTTGAAGAAGGTTTACAAACTTCTCCTGAATCATCATTTAGCCCTTCAAACAAATTGCAATCGGTTAATAGATAACCACATGTCTTTGTAGTATTCAAAAATACTTATGGAATATGTCTTACATTTTCATCTTATGCAGTAGGTAAGCCTATTTTAAGTTTATCGCGTTATGATGTACCTATATCTTTACTTGGACTCTTGGAGAGAATTTATACTAAACTGCCTAGTTAGTCGAGATTTTAAAGTAATTTGTTTTGTAAAGTTTCTCTGACTGAAATTTAGGAATCCTATATTTACCGTGTGTTTTGCAAATGAAGCTCGCAAGCACAGAAGAGAGAACAGTAATACTATTTTAAAgaaaaagctttagagccaggGGCCTGATTGCTAGATACTACACTCCATTGATGTCTGGTAAAGTATTTTAGCTTTCTAGTTCATGTACAAATTACAAAATGAAACTTACCTGCAAACCAAGAGGGAAACTCAGTCTCAAGTATGGATCGAGATCGAGATGGAGAAGTAAGAGGCATCTTCTTAATGATTTCCACTTCCTGATCAACACAAGGCAACCATTTACATAAATTAGCATATATTTACAGACTGTATGATTGAAACTAAATTGGAATTAAATTGAGAGTGCTTAGTTGAATTTTGATAGCATTGCCACAGAAGCACTGGGTTGTTCAAAAAAATTAATGTAGAATTTCAAGTGTTTTTAAAGACCTGTGCAGGTGTCTGAACGATATCAATCTTAATTTCGGTATTTGAGTCTTCTTGCTTGTTTGGACTAGAAACATCTTCCACTGAATGAACTGAAACCTCTTTGGCTATAGAATTTCCCACCTTTTTGACATGCTTCTGTTGATAAAACACTTTGGAAACTACATATTCACCTTCATTTTCGTCATCCTCAGTTCCAAGATGATACTGATGCATCACCCATTTAGTTTTGACAGGATCACAGCCCTTTGTTACGGTACTATAAAGAACCAGGATTTTCTTATACCCCTTTGTTACACCATTCTCCATCACAGGTTTGGTCTTGCCTGTTTTGTGCCATCTAACAGAATCTTCACTTTGAATCTTGCGACGCTTCCTTTTACCAGAGGCATAAGCGTTCATAGATTTATAGAAGTAATGTGCATTGCTTCCGTCTTTCTTAGTACCTAAAGCATGCATAATGCAGAGTCAAATCAATTACAAACTTGAGATATTATTTATTTCAGTTCATGTAGCTATTTATCCAACATTAGTTGCAGAAGATACGAAAACACAAATGGCAATGCTGATATGATGCTAAGCCTTTTATATTTGGAGCACTCGTCACCGAAGACAACAAATCTCTGTCATGCTTTATGCTCTAAGTGTAATTTACTTTCAAATAGAGGCCTTATTCAATAAAACATAGGGGAACTTGAGCACAAATCAAACATGTGATTGTTTAAGCCAGAAATAATGTATTAACATAGATGTTCTATACTCGCCCTAAAAGAAATGTAGATGTCGAATACTTGAGGGAAGGAAATTATAGTGTAAAAATAGTTTACTTAGCCTCTAGCTCAGACAAAAACACAAGTCAATGACTAATAATGGTCTCATGCTCAAGAATGTGGACTAGTTTTTTAATTGTTGTACCCTTTACCCACTGTATCACAACTTTCGGTCAGGCATGTTGTGGGCTAAAAGACCGGACTGTCACTCTTGAGGCTTAGGACAGTGTTTTGATTCTTGATTCGGATTTGAACTTGCCCCTGGTTAATATGAACTGTTACATGTCAATTTCATCTTTTGTTACAATAAATAAACTACTAGTACAAAACACGAACACTTCTAACAATGCTAGCTCACCAGGTAGATTTTCAGGATGGGTGTAACAGATTCCACCCTCCCCCTCAAGTGTGATGATGAACTTATCAATGAACATATTTGATGGTCGATTCCCTGTTCCGCATTTAGCTGCTAGATGATCCAGCAGCTCCACATCTGTCGGATCAAATTTCACACCAGCCGGCAAATTAGTCCATTCCTGAAGCACCTACAGAACAGGAAATCATAAAAACAGCCAGGACACATGATGTTCAAGAACCTTAACAATATAATCAACTAAAAAGCAGATATACGACAATATTATCCTGCTCACTTCTTTGTTACAGCGACAATTTGGGCATAAAAGGCATTCCTCAGACTCAATCATCTGAACATCAGAAGGTTGTATAGCTTCAGTTTTTGTTTCCATCCCCAGCTATAGACAAGATAAGCGCTGCAAAACATAATGGAACAAAACATTCAGTTATGTAATAAACTCAACAACACAGCAGTAAAAGAAACATTGCACTTGGGGAAACAAGACAAACACATTTATAAGTCCATTGTTTAACATTTAACCAGAACTGGTAATCTACACAAGTAATACTTTTTTCAAGTCTCCAAGAATCTAAGCCTGTAACATCGGGTGATTTGGTGTGGAGGGACCCGGACCCGGACCCTCTTTTATTTTAATACAAACAAACCATAACAGAACAACATGGAGTATATAAACAACTTAATAAAATTTCTTTAAATGTGTAGCACCATCAGGGAAACTTTTTTAAACGAGTACTACTCAAACCCAGATTACACAGTAGACTCGTGAAATTTAACTAATCGAGTTCGGGCAGAAGTGTAGCTTGATTGGTTAATAGAgtcggctcggctcggttcggTTCGACTCGAATTACGTACGACCCCAAAATCAGTTCGCCGCTCTATGGGGACATCCAAAACAAGCCAATATATAAAGTAATAAGAAAACACCATTACTACAAACAAGTTAAACATTAGATAAGAAAGCCATGGTGATCAGCTTAAACCCAGCTCAACCATTTATCCTAGACATCAACAACACCAAGATACATATTAATTTCACCTGATGAAAacgttttttttttaattttaaagaaGTGAAGTAGAAGATGAATTGCAGTGACCCGGATGATGAAGAAGTTGAAAGAGAGTGTAGAAGAAGAGAACCTTATGATtaagatgatgatgatgatgatgatgaagatgatggaAGAAAAGGAAATGATAGATACAATGTGGGTGTATGTATATGAGTGAGAGAGAGTAGAGAAAATAACAACGCGGAGTTATAATCCAGTTACAGGGAGACCAAGACCTTGATAATATTTTCTTTCTCTAAGAGACTAAGCAACAACAAAGCTGTAAATAATATACTCAGAAATTGTTCTCCAGAGAGagatatatagagagagagattgagagagaatAATACTCCAGACTTGTTTTTATTACAAAGAAAAAGCCTCAGGTTCGTATACTAGGCTAGGTTGCCTTATTTTAACAAAATCCAAGGTTTTGCCTTTTTCTTTGTAATTCTTCTTATGTTGAATTTAGGTGTAAGATTTTCTTGTTTCTTTTATATTTATTCCCCCCTTATTACTACTAATATTTAGAATAGTACTAGGTTTCCcaaatatatttttcaaaatttttatcAAAATCCGTGGCGGATTAATTCGTGGACGCATATTAATGCGTTACCAACTATTCATGTGATACATCATATTTTAGAGAAATTTTTGGAATAAAATTTTCCTAATATTTATAGTTTCTCTTTAAATGTAGTCTGTCTGCAATTTTATTTCTAATAAGATTTGATTGTTTAATTTTGTTTACCATGAAATGTTTTGGTACTCCAGACTATATTTTCTATTAAATATGCTTAAGAGGGCTAAGTAATAAAAAAGATTATGCTTAGATTATCTCCAAGtctccaacccaactctaaatatttatttttttggtgTAAAATTTCTCATCAACCCAACTCTTAAATTAACGCTATTTTGGTGTTACATCAAAAATGACATCATTTTTTTTGAGATTTTGTACATTCCCTTATTACCCTTATACTTCTTTAATAAAACAAATTTCTTCTATTTGTATCTTGTTATtttattctttttaattttacttttatattttagtaataaaatatttatttaatagaaGAATGGTATAAAAATTAGTATTTGGGGGTTGAAGTTTAATTTAAGAATAttgttatttttatattattttaatataaaaataacaacaaaataatatattcccCGTCCCATTCATTTCTATACACTTTCTTTTTTTGGATGTTCCATTCAATTATATACATTTCAAActtaacaaaaataataaaaattttataatataacaATCTATTACACCCACTACTTTCTCCCACAACACTCACTTTATCCATTAAATATTGAAAAGTATCATCATTTTAACCAACTTTATACTTTCTCACTAAATTACGCTTTTTTTTTATCTGGGACGGGAGAGTAATGAATAGGAGAGGTTCGGACACAGTTTTGGAATACAGCTGGGTAGCTGCTACTTGCTCCCCAAGCTACTCCTACAGTCATTTTACATTAACCCTACCCCACACAGTTCCTTCTTccttttgttttttctttttaaaaaaaaaatatttgctCTGTGCAAACCTTTTAACTTTTGGAAGAAAATTTAAAGGTACTAATTTTAACTTTAATCAGttacaaaataatatattaaataaacCATTTATAACTAAAATATGTGGGTTAGATACATGATCAACTTTTACAGAGACCACGCTCATTAGTAAGGAAGTAAATAAATTGATAAGCTCGTGAGTTTGGAAAAAAATTGGCTCGAATTTAATTTGATTAATAACGAGTTAAACACAAacacaattttaaaattttatttgtAAATGAATTGAATCTGAGCACAATATAATTTAGCTCAAAAGTTCGGGAATAAATTCGATTACAATATTCGTGAATCAGTTCGTTAATATAATACGTAAATAATATTCGGGAACATGCTCGTTAATATGACTCGTGGATAAACATATGAATTACAAGTTACAAAATACTCGTAAAAATGTTATAAACTACTTATATATAATCGTAAATATGTTATGAACATATgcttataatataatattttaattaataattgtacttatatatttctacaaataaatttatcaatttatttaattcatttttttttattttaaatttacaGGATTCAAATTACAATACATGTTAGATAGT
It contains:
- the LOC141716769 gene encoding NAC domain-containing protein 73-like; its protein translation is METKTEAIQPSDVQMIESEECLLCPNCRCNKEVLQEWTNLPAGVKFDPTDVELLDHLAAKCGTGNRPSNMFIDKFIITLEGEGGICYTHPENLPGTKKDGSNAHYFYKSMNAYASGKRKRRKIQSEDSVRWHKTGKTKPVMENGVTKGYKKILVLYSTVTKGCDPVKTKWVMHQYHLGTEDDENEGEYVVSKVFYQQKHVKKVGNSIAKEVSVHSVEDVSSPNKQEDSNTEIKIDIVQTPAQEVEIIKKMPLTSPSRSRSILETEFPSWFAGLNDDSGEVCKPSSSYKEDVLSGIAGMAELENNLADSPVYSDFFKELEQYLDVQENWKDEVQTDHNDVTSHRPE